Proteins encoded within one genomic window of Thiothrix litoralis:
- a CDS encoding YeeE/YedE family protein, with amino-acid sequence MTFDNFVSAQSFLLIAGFVIAFIMGAVVNKTHFCTMGAVSDWINMGHTGRFRAWGLAIGVALLGVVILEMLGLVNLNSSYPPYRNGQLIWAENLLGGILFGIGMTIAGGCGNKCLVRIGAGNLKSIFVFLIIGVVAYFMLNPFPGSDKTLYSVLFYPWLNPLAVNMGSSQDLGSVLAGESHALLARLVIGLILGLWLVWLAFKSKDFRSSPDFAIGGIVVGLCVLAAWYVTSNITVIADEQPYPLTQYYGEWDMLAESDSGKPAIGAALGAQSFTFINPMAQAVGYAGGGFNSSLLTFGIMAFFGVMAGSLAWALLSRSFRIEWFSSKGDVINHVLGATLMGIGGVLAMGCTVGQAITGVSTLAIGSFIAFAGIVLGSALTMKVQFYQMMYEEEASFGKSLITGLVDLKLLPESLRKLEKV; translated from the coding sequence ATGACGTTTGATAATTTTGTATCCGCGCAGTCGTTTCTGCTGATCGCGGGTTTTGTGATTGCCTTCATTATGGGGGCAGTCGTCAACAAAACACATTTCTGCACCATGGGAGCCGTGTCCGACTGGATCAATATGGGTCACACCGGGCGGTTCCGCGCCTGGGGTTTGGCGATAGGCGTCGCCCTGTTGGGCGTGGTGATTCTGGAAATGCTGGGGTTGGTCAACCTGAACAGCTCCTATCCCCCTTACCGTAACGGACAACTGATATGGGCAGAAAACCTGCTGGGTGGCATCCTGTTCGGTATTGGCATGACCATCGCGGGCGGCTGCGGTAACAAGTGCCTGGTGCGGATTGGCGCGGGCAACCTGAAATCCATTTTCGTGTTCCTGATTATCGGTGTGGTGGCCTATTTCATGCTCAACCCTTTCCCCGGCTCGGATAAAACCTTGTACTCCGTCCTGTTCTACCCGTGGCTCAACCCACTGGCGGTGAATATGGGCAGTTCGCAGGATCTGGGCAGCGTACTGGCAGGCGAAAGCCATGCACTGCTGGCACGGCTGGTGATTGGCCTGATCCTCGGCTTGTGGCTGGTATGGCTGGCCTTCAAATCCAAAGACTTCCGCAGCAGCCCGGACTTTGCCATTGGCGGCATTGTCGTTGGCCTGTGCGTGCTGGCTGCTTGGTACGTCACCAGTAATATTACCGTGATAGCCGATGAGCAGCCCTATCCGTTAACCCAATACTACGGCGAATGGGACATGCTGGCAGAGTCCGACTCAGGCAAACCCGCCATCGGGGCCGCTTTGGGGGCGCAATCTTTCACCTTCATCAACCCAATGGCACAAGCGGTTGGGTATGCAGGCGGCGGTTTCAACAGCAGTTTGCTAACGTTTGGCATCATGGCCTTCTTTGGCGTTATGGCAGGTTCACTGGCATGGGCACTGCTGAGCCGCAGCTTCCGCATTGAATGGTTCTCCTCCAAAGGGGATGTGATCAATCACGTATTGGGTGCAACCCTGATGGGTATAGGCGGGGTATTGGCCATGGGCTGCACCGTTGGGCAAGCCATCACGGGCGTATCCACGCTTGCCATCGGCTCCTTCATCGCGTTTGCAGGCATCGTACTGGGTAGCGCCCTGACCATGAAGGTGCAGTTCTACCAAATGATGTACGAGGAAGAGGCTAGTTTTGGGAAATCGTTAATCACTGGCTTGGTAGATTTGAAGCTGTTGCCGGAATCTTTGCGCAAACTTGAAAAAGTTTAA
- a CDS encoding P-loop NTPase family protein yields MGRVHFIGGEKGGVGKSLTARLLAQYFIDNATPFMGFDADESHGTFSRFYKDFSAPLQVGDYDSLDNIITTAETYPDHDLIIDLAAQTAARLGQWINESDVFGMFTEMGHQIFIWHVMDDGADAMSLLDKTLESYPQQDLHFIVVQNMGRGEHFEMFEQSPVFQKAQRRNAYCMTLGKLHPKLVQKVDFNDLSFWAAANNRDLMNTPERQRMRVWLDNTYAQLDHFLKHDEKP; encoded by the coding sequence ATGGGTAGAGTACATTTCATCGGCGGCGAAAAAGGCGGCGTCGGCAAATCACTGACCGCCAGACTACTGGCACAGTATTTCATCGACAATGCCACGCCCTTCATGGGCTTCGATGCCGATGAGTCACACGGAACGTTTTCGCGCTTTTACAAGGACTTCTCCGCGCCGCTACAGGTCGGTGACTACGATAGTCTGGATAACATTATCACCACAGCGGAAACGTATCCCGATCACGACCTGATTATCGACCTTGCCGCGCAAACGGCCGCACGTTTAGGACAGTGGATCAACGAAAGTGATGTGTTTGGCATGTTCACCGAAATGGGGCATCAGATTTTCATCTGGCATGTGATGGATGATGGTGCAGATGCGATGAGCCTGTTGGATAAAACGCTGGAAAGCTACCCACAACAAGACCTGCATTTCATTGTGGTACAAAACATGGGGCGCGGGGAACACTTCGAGATGTTCGAGCAATCGCCTGTTTTCCAAAAAGCGCAACGGCGTAATGCTTACTGCATGACATTGGGCAAGTTACACCCTAAATTGGTGCAGAAGGTCGACTTCAATGACTTGAGCTTCTGGGCAGCCGCCAACAACCGTGACCTCATGAACACACCTGAGCGGCAACGTATGCGCGTATGGTTAGACAATACCTACGCACAACTGGATCACTTCCTCAAACACGACGAAAAGCCCTAG
- the pal gene encoding peptidoglycan-associated lipoprotein Pal, giving the protein MKVLALSVLVIALGVTGCQQVPAPSAGGVGGVGVGGVGGVGGNGYGTNGTGGAGSGSIGYNNGGYANGGGGQYTPAELQNPTSILAQRVIYFDLDRADIKPEYMNVLNAHAALLRAYPNLRIRLEGHADERGSREYNVALSERRGYSVLDYMQVKGASSNQMEVIGYGEEVPAVFGHNEAAWGKNRRVEIKYAGE; this is encoded by the coding sequence ATGAAAGTATTAGCATTATCCGTACTGGTTATTGCCCTTGGCGTTACCGGCTGTCAACAAGTTCCCGCACCTAGCGCAGGTGGAGTGGGCGGTGTCGGTGTCGGCGGCGTCGGCGGCGTGGGTGGTAACGGCTATGGCACGAACGGAACGGGTGGCGCTGGCAGCGGCAGCATCGGTTACAACAACGGTGGTTACGCCAATGGCGGCGGCGGGCAATACACCCCGGCTGAATTACAAAACCCCACCAGCATTCTGGCGCAACGGGTCATTTACTTCGACCTTGACCGCGCGGACATCAAGCCGGAATACATGAATGTCCTCAATGCCCATGCTGCCTTGCTGCGTGCTTACCCCAACTTGCGGATCCGTCTGGAAGGCCACGCCGATGAACGTGGTTCACGGGAATACAACGTTGCTCTGTCAGAACGCCGTGGTTACTCGGTGCTGGACTACATGCAAGTCAAAGGTGCCAGCAGCAACCAGATGGAAGTCATCGGTTATGGGGAAGAAGTCCCCGCTGTTTTCGGGCATAATGAAGCGGCGTGGGGAAAGAACCGACGCGTTGAAATCAAATACGCCGGAGAATAA
- a CDS encoding AAA family ATPase yields the protein MIITSIIADNFRKYAHLQLDNLPERGLIALVGGNESGKSSIGDAIQFGLFGRTDQVKPEEAAKLIHWGVSQASVALRLQHRGHEYRLVRSVDSDGNVATTLFSTEEEITLADTPETVERQLEALFGYYYTAFSKAFYWGHSKDSDSDNLRAMAGLKEHATISGQLEREQQERLDTLKELEARRRHTAQSIDTLHIDEEQLPRLNRIVSDVEDRQQHLALLGQRLGKASVAYPNNLEKFHGVDAHSRKIGRWTLITLSVFLLALLVGLFLMLMPDWGNQLLSDISVATLDGLSKTTIRLASIAALIGAVLLMYGWYVEVRRLRPLQTQAKNLTRALEESYQACTQPVSRQLATDSTDYLLEKHLDLPEASTTHPDMIAVPEWTKAASQYKAKALYVHSATDTLNVGLSNRNEEMTEYLEVLKADIHAIQQQLDHQAHLQVLVAQQENALEQERRQQVVTTTAVDLLKRDASHSIGRFNQLVKTRCPELLQRFTQEHYKSLEISPDFNLKLLSEEKGDFLDFNEISTGTQRQVALAMRIALANALADATKTDKQMLFLDEPFAFFDPERTNNTLHSLAETSKGVISQIWLTAQTKPEGIKLVQVINCQQRSNTLKV from the coding sequence ATGATTATTACCTCCATTATCGCTGATAATTTCCGCAAGTACGCCCACCTGCAACTCGATAACTTGCCTGAGCGTGGCTTGATCGCTCTGGTAGGTGGCAATGAATCGGGCAAAAGCAGCATCGGTGACGCCATCCAGTTCGGCCTGTTCGGGCGCACCGATCAAGTAAAGCCTGAAGAAGCCGCCAAACTGATCCACTGGGGTGTAAGTCAGGCCAGCGTAGCGCTGCGCCTGCAACACCGGGGGCACGAATACCGACTGGTACGCTCGGTCGACAGCGACGGCAATGTGGCTACCACGCTATTTTCCACCGAAGAGGAAATCACCCTTGCCGATACCCCAGAAACCGTGGAGCGCCAGCTCGAAGCCTTGTTTGGCTACTATTACACGGCGTTTTCCAAAGCCTTTTACTGGGGACACAGCAAGGATAGCGACAGCGACAACCTGCGTGCCATGGCGGGGTTGAAGGAACATGCCACGATCAGTGGGCAATTGGAACGCGAGCAACAAGAACGCCTTGACACCCTGAAAGAGCTGGAAGCCAGACGCCGACATACCGCCCAATCCATCGACACCTTGCACATTGATGAAGAACAGCTTCCGCGCCTGAACCGTATTGTGAGCGATGTGGAAGACCGCCAGCAACACCTAGCCTTGCTGGGGCAACGGCTCGGCAAGGCATCGGTGGCTTACCCGAATAATCTGGAAAAATTCCACGGGGTCGACGCCCACAGCCGTAAAATCGGGCGCTGGACACTCATCACCCTGAGCGTTTTTTTGCTGGCTCTGCTGGTTGGCTTGTTCCTGATGTTGATGCCGGATTGGGGTAACCAATTACTGAGTGACATATCCGTCGCCACCCTCGACGGGCTGAGCAAAACGACTATCCGCCTTGCCTCCATCGCTGCGCTGATCGGCGCGGTGTTGCTGATGTACGGCTGGTATGTGGAAGTGCGCCGCCTGCGCCCCTTGCAAACTCAGGCCAAAAACCTCACCCGCGCCCTAGAAGAAAGCTATCAAGCCTGCACCCAGCCGGTCAGCCGCCAATTAGCCACGGACAGCACGGATTATTTGCTGGAAAAGCACCTTGACCTGCCGGAAGCCAGCACCACGCACCCCGACATGATAGCCGTTCCTGAATGGACTAAAGCAGCCAGCCAATACAAAGCCAAAGCCCTGTACGTACACAGCGCCACCGACACCCTGAACGTCGGTCTGAGCAACCGCAACGAGGAAATGACGGAGTACCTTGAAGTGCTCAAGGCTGACATCCACGCCATCCAACAGCAACTGGATCACCAAGCCCACTTGCAAGTATTGGTTGCGCAACAAGAAAACGCACTAGAGCAGGAACGCCGTCAGCAAGTCGTCACGACCACCGCCGTCGATCTGTTAAAACGGGATGCCAGCCATTCCATCGGGCGTTTCAACCAGTTGGTCAAAACCCGCTGCCCGGAATTGCTGCAACGTTTCACCCAAGAGCATTACAAATCGCTGGAAATCTCCCCCGATTTCAACCTAAAACTGCTGTCGGAAGAAAAAGGCGATTTCCTCGATTTCAACGAAATCTCCACCGGCACTCAACGGCAAGTGGCCTTGGCGATGCGCATTGCGCTGGCGAATGCCTTGGCAGATGCCACCAAAACCGATAAGCAAATGCTGTTTCTGGATGAGCCTTTCGCCTTTTTTGACCCGGAGCGCACCAACAACACTCTGCACAGTCTGGCAGAAACCAGCAAAGGGGTGATCAGCCAAATCTGGCTGACGGCACAAACCAAGCCGGAAGGTATCAAATTGGTACAAGTGATTAACTGCCAGCAAAGAAGCAACACCCTGAAAGTATAG
- the ybgF gene encoding tol-pal system protein YbgF — protein sequence MQNKLNRSALSVLVAAILAVPAWAEPMPDEAALQLLQRVNELEQELRNIRGNNERLQHELDTVRKNQTDNFQQVDERLEKLRDNSTDKTAEANTSAEPANPVIEHKADSSTDTTAEKPAKADPDGFYSYGTGKSDDKNTATPVSKPEDKPEDKPTETTSAATTGTGDTKALLEKEERAVYDEAFQTLLKDPKASIPAFRTFLKDYPRSPLAPSAQYWVGEALYAEKDFKAAIEEFLVVLKEHKGSDKAPDAALKLGYSFYELKEWEKARKTLEDVISFFPNNAETSRLARERLDRMNTEGH from the coding sequence ATGCAAAACAAGCTAAACCGTAGCGCTTTGAGCGTTTTGGTCGCTGCTATTCTGGCTGTGCCCGCTTGGGCAGAGCCAATGCCTGATGAAGCTGCGCTCCAGTTACTGCAACGGGTCAACGAACTGGAGCAAGAACTACGCAATATCAGGGGCAATAATGAAAGGCTGCAACACGAACTGGATACAGTCCGTAAAAACCAAACCGACAACTTCCAGCAAGTCGACGAACGTCTAGAAAAGTTGCGGGATAACAGTACTGATAAAACGGCTGAAGCCAACACATCAGCCGAGCCAGCCAACCCGGTGATTGAGCACAAAGCGGATAGCAGCACAGACACTACCGCTGAAAAACCAGCCAAGGCCGACCCTGACGGTTTTTACAGCTACGGCACGGGCAAATCAGACGACAAAAATACGGCGACTCCTGTCAGCAAGCCGGAAGATAAACCTGAAGACAAGCCCACAGAAACCACCTCTGCTGCTACCACTGGCACAGGCGACACCAAAGCCCTGCTGGAAAAAGAAGAGCGGGCGGTTTATGACGAGGCTTTCCAGACCCTGTTGAAAGACCCGAAAGCCTCCATCCCCGCGTTTCGCACCTTCCTCAAGGACTACCCCAGAAGCCCGCTGGCTCCCAGTGCGCAATATTGGGTAGGCGAAGCGCTGTATGCCGAAAAGGATTTCAAGGCCGCGATTGAAGAGTTTCTGGTCGTGCTCAAGGAGCACAAAGGCAGCGACAAAGCACCGGATGCCGCGCTCAAACTCGGCTACAGTTTCTATGAGCTGAAAGAGTGGGAAAAAGCCCGCAAAACCCTGGAGGATGTGATCAGCTTCTTCCCGAATAATGCCGAAACCAGCAGGTTGGCGAGGGAACGACTCGACAGAATGAACACTGAGGGGCACTAG